A stretch of the Mesorhizobium huakuii genome encodes the following:
- a CDS encoding SDR family NAD(P)-dependent oxidoreductase, translating to MGDRLAGKVAIISGGATGMGGAASELFAAEGAKVAIIDRNGDAAAATAAAIRARGHIAEHFVADVSEEAQVEAAVKGATEKLGPVTVLFNHAGTIVIKPFLETTVQEWDWLHAVNVRSMFLMTRAVLPGMIAAGGGSIVCTSSISAVAATPMEVLYDTTKGACHMFARAIAVEFRDRNIRCNAVCPGFIRTPHGLREVADLGKLGVDVSDAALAAQQGRIGEPQEVAKAALYLANDESSFVNGAHLFVDNGFTAM from the coding sequence ATGGGCGATAGACTGGCCGGCAAGGTCGCCATCATTTCGGGCGGCGCAACGGGAATGGGCGGCGCGGCTTCTGAACTCTTCGCGGCCGAAGGCGCCAAGGTCGCGATCATCGACCGCAATGGCGATGCGGCCGCCGCCACCGCGGCGGCGATACGTGCGCGGGGACACATAGCCGAGCATTTCGTCGCCGACGTATCCGAAGAAGCGCAGGTCGAAGCGGCAGTGAAAGGCGCGACGGAGAAACTCGGACCGGTCACGGTGCTGTTCAACCATGCCGGTACCATCGTGATAAAGCCGTTCCTGGAGACGACGGTGCAGGAATGGGATTGGCTGCACGCCGTCAATGTCCGCTCGATGTTCCTGATGACGCGCGCCGTACTGCCCGGCATGATCGCGGCCGGCGGCGGCTCGATCGTCTGCACCTCGTCGATCTCGGCGGTGGCGGCCACACCAATGGAGGTGCTCTACGACACCACCAAGGGCGCCTGCCACATGTTCGCCCGCGCCATCGCCGTCGAATTCCGCGACCGCAACATCCGCTGCAACGCCGTCTGCCCTGGCTTTATCAGGACGCCGCACGGCCTGCGCGAGGTCGCCGATCTCGGCAAGCTCGGCGTCGATGTTTCCGATGCGGCACTCGCAGCGCAGCAGGGGCGGATCGGCGAGCCGCAGGAGGTAGCGAAGGCCGCGCTGTATTTGGCGAACGATGAGTCGAGCTTCGTCAACGGCGCGCATCTGTTCGTGGATAATGGCTTTACGGCGATGTGA
- a CDS encoding ABC transporter permease, which translates to MSAVFEQIFQVGFLAAIIRIATPLAFATLGEMFSERAGVLNLGIEGIMLLCAMTGFTATSLSGSLWLGVLAAVLTGMLMGALHALFTVALGLSQHVCGIGVTLFSSGLAYFLYRLIFGQQSVPPSIKGFQTLPIPVLSDIPVLGPAVFNQFALVYIAIIAIPLAAFVLYRTPWGLSVRMVGENPRAADSAGVSVIATRFQAVILGGALMGLAGAFLSMAQFNAFTFGVVSGRGWVAIALVVFGRWDPWRSAGAALLFAFVDALQLRMQASGLGHIPYEAFLMLPFIFTIVAMAVMSRNAVAPSALLKPFRREER; encoded by the coding sequence ATGAGCGCGGTGTTCGAACAGATCTTTCAGGTCGGCTTTTTGGCCGCCATCATCCGCATTGCCACGCCGCTGGCCTTTGCCACGCTCGGCGAAATGTTTTCCGAGCGCGCCGGCGTGCTCAATCTCGGCATCGAAGGCATCATGCTGCTCTGCGCCATGACCGGCTTCACCGCCACCAGCCTCAGCGGCAGCTTGTGGCTCGGCGTGCTGGCGGCAGTGCTGACCGGCATGCTGATGGGCGCACTGCATGCGCTGTTCACGGTGGCGCTGGGCTTGAGCCAACATGTCTGCGGCATCGGCGTGACGCTGTTCTCGTCGGGCCTTGCCTATTTCCTCTACCGTCTGATCTTCGGTCAGCAATCGGTGCCGCCGAGCATCAAGGGGTTTCAGACGCTGCCGATACCCGTCCTCTCCGACATTCCGGTGCTTGGGCCGGCGGTGTTCAACCAGTTTGCACTGGTCTACATAGCGATCATCGCCATACCGCTCGCCGCCTTCGTGCTTTACCGCACGCCCTGGGGCCTGTCGGTGCGCATGGTCGGCGAGAACCCGCGCGCGGCAGACTCCGCCGGCGTCAGCGTCATTGCCACACGCTTCCAGGCCGTCATCCTCGGCGGTGCGCTGATGGGGCTGGCCGGAGCCTTCCTGTCGATGGCGCAGTTCAACGCCTTCACCTTCGGTGTCGTCTCCGGGCGCGGCTGGGTGGCGATCGCGCTGGTGGTGTTCGGCCGCTGGGACCCGTGGCGCTCTGCGGGTGCGGCGCTGCTGTTCGCCTTCGTCGATGCCTTGCAGCTGCGCATGCAGGCGAGCGGGCTCGGGCACATCCCCTACGAAGCGTTCCTGATGCTGCCGTTCATCTTCACCATTGTTGCGATGGCGGTCATGTCGCGCAACGCGGTCGCGCCCTCGGCGCTGTTGAAGCCGTTTCGAAGGGAAGAGCGGTAG
- a CDS encoding ABC transporter permease, with protein sequence MFRLEVRTSTPAWFNLALPLLAIAATLVLCSGLIALAGAGVLESYGVMFAASLGDSYAITETLVRAAPMIFTGLAVAVAFRAKFWNIGAEGQLLAGAVASCFVGAIPMPGPLAMLLMAVAGAAAGAAVALVPATLRVKFKVDDVVSSLLLNSVIYYALMALIEGPWKDSFSGYPISPPIEDSANFPVLIEGTRLHLGVIVALIAAPLIWFLIARTTLGFRIRVTGENPEAARYGGIHVERVLLSTALLSGALAGLAGVGEVGGVHFQVMSDISPGYGYSGIVVAMLARLNPLGVVPAAIFLAAVMTGAEAMSRATGVPAFLSDVIQGTALLAMLVALLFTAYRIRRVGAAR encoded by the coding sequence ATGTTTCGCCTGGAAGTACGCACGTCAACGCCCGCCTGGTTCAACCTCGCGCTGCCGCTGCTGGCGATCGCGGCGACGCTTGTCCTGTGCAGCGGCCTCATCGCGCTGGCGGGTGCGGGCGTGCTCGAATCCTACGGCGTCATGTTCGCGGCCTCGCTCGGCGACAGCTATGCCATCACCGAAACGCTGGTGCGCGCCGCACCGATGATCTTCACCGGGCTGGCTGTGGCCGTCGCCTTCCGCGCCAAATTCTGGAACATCGGCGCCGAGGGCCAATTGCTGGCCGGTGCGGTGGCGAGCTGCTTCGTCGGCGCCATCCCGATGCCGGGGCCGCTCGCCATGCTGCTGATGGCCGTGGCGGGTGCCGCGGCCGGAGCTGCCGTCGCGCTGGTGCCGGCGACACTGCGCGTCAAATTCAAGGTCGACGATGTCGTCAGCTCGCTGCTGCTCAACTCGGTCATCTACTATGCGCTGATGGCGCTGATCGAGGGGCCGTGGAAGGACAGTTTCAGCGGCTATCCGATCTCGCCGCCGATCGAGGATTCGGCCAATTTCCCGGTGCTGATCGAAGGCACGCGGCTGCATCTCGGCGTCATCGTGGCGCTGATCGCCGCACCGTTGATCTGGTTCCTGATCGCGCGCACGACGCTCGGTTTCCGGATCAGGGTCACCGGCGAGAATCCGGAAGCCGCGCGCTATGGCGGCATCCATGTCGAGCGGGTGCTGCTCTCGACCGCGCTGCTGTCCGGCGCGCTGGCGGGGCTCGCCGGCGTCGGCGAGGTCGGCGGCGTGCATTTCCAGGTGATGAGCGACATTTCGCCTGGCTATGGCTATTCCGGCATCGTTGTTGCCATGCTGGCGCGGCTCAATCCGCTTGGTGTCGTGCCGGCGGCTATCTTCCTGGCCGCCGTGATGACAGGGGCCGAAGCAATGTCGCGCGCGACCGGCGTGCCGGCCTTCCTCAGCGATGTCATCCAGGGCACCGCACTGCTTGCCATGCTGGTGGCGCTGCTGTTCACCGCCTATCGCATTCGCCGCGTCGGGGCTGCCCGATGA
- a CDS encoding ABC transporter ATP-binding protein, producing the protein MPAPLIEMRGITKSFGAVKANEAVDLSVAPGEILGLLGENGAGKTTLMNVLFGAYAPDAGEILIQGKKVRITSSADALAAGIGMVHQHFHLAPRLTVLENLLIGIPGKSGRIDRAGGLARLAEIGRQHGLTLDPDLPVSALSVGEQQRLEIVKALFRGAKLLILDEPTAVLAPSEVDGLFSALRSMAAQGLGIIFISHKLNEVRALTHRCTVLRLGRVAGRVDDPANTTSAAMAQLMCGHEIVPPARGPSTPGEAVLTLDGISTSHHSGTALRDVSLAVRAGEILGIAGVSGNGQRALAEVISGVRAPDAGRMTIAGQKVTRFSPSEVQALGLGRIPEDRMTTGLVTNLPLADSMVLPRIGTAAFSAKGLLKPDAIRAFAEEQIKAYDIRCPGPMTRAGALSGGNLQKALLARELAFDPKVLIVSQPTRGLDIGAARFIHEKFLDMRAKGCGIIVIGEDLEELLVLCDRISVMYEGRIVGTLDSADATVARLGLLMTGAEGRS; encoded by the coding sequence TTGCCCGCCCCACTCATCGAAATGCGCGGCATCACCAAGAGCTTCGGCGCCGTCAAGGCGAACGAGGCCGTCGACCTCAGCGTTGCGCCGGGTGAAATCCTCGGCCTGTTGGGCGAGAACGGCGCCGGCAAGACGACGCTGATGAACGTGCTGTTCGGCGCCTATGCGCCGGATGCCGGCGAGATTCTTATCCAGGGCAAGAAGGTGCGGATCACAAGTTCGGCCGATGCGCTGGCCGCCGGCATCGGCATGGTGCACCAGCATTTTCATCTGGCGCCAAGGCTCACCGTGCTGGAGAACCTGCTGATCGGTATTCCCGGCAAGAGCGGCCGTATCGACCGCGCCGGCGGGCTGGCGCGGCTGGCAGAAATCGGCCGCCAACATGGCCTCACACTTGATCCAGACTTGCCGGTTTCGGCGCTGTCGGTCGGCGAGCAGCAGCGGCTCGAAATCGTCAAGGCGCTGTTTCGCGGCGCCAAGCTCTTGATCCTCGACGAGCCGACGGCGGTGCTGGCGCCGAGCGAAGTCGACGGGCTGTTTTCGGCGCTGCGGTCGATGGCCGCGCAGGGCCTTGGCATCATCTTCATCTCCCACAAGCTCAATGAAGTGCGGGCGCTGACGCATCGCTGCACGGTGCTGCGGCTTGGCCGTGTCGCCGGCCGCGTCGATGATCCCGCCAACACGACATCGGCCGCCATGGCGCAACTGATGTGCGGCCACGAGATCGTGCCGCCGGCGCGGGGGCCATCGACGCCTGGCGAAGCTGTGCTGACGCTCGACGGCATTTCCACCTCGCACCACTCGGGCACGGCGCTGCGCGACGTGTCGCTCGCGGTCCGCGCCGGCGAAATCCTCGGCATTGCCGGCGTGTCGGGCAATGGCCAGCGGGCGCTGGCCGAGGTGATTTCGGGTGTGCGCGCACCCGATGCCGGCCGGATGACGATCGCCGGCCAGAAGGTCACCCGGTTCTCACCGAGCGAGGTGCAGGCGCTCGGTCTTGGACGCATTCCGGAAGACCGCATGACGACCGGTCTGGTGACTAACCTGCCGCTCGCCGATTCCATGGTGCTGCCGCGCATCGGCACCGCCGCCTTTTCAGCCAAGGGCCTGCTCAAGCCGGACGCGATCCGCGCCTTTGCCGAAGAACAGATCAAGGCCTATGATATCAGATGCCCCGGGCCGATGACGCGTGCCGGGGCGCTGTCCGGCGGCAACCTACAGAAGGCGCTGCTGGCACGCGAGCTCGCTTTCGATCCGAAAGTCCTGATCGTCTCGCAGCCGACGCGCGGCCTCGACATCGGTGCTGCCCGCTTCATCCATGAAAAGTTCCTCGACATGCGGGCCAAGGGCTGCGGCATCATCGTCATCGGCGAGGATCTGGAAGAACTGCTGGTGCTCTGCGACCGCATCTCGGTGATGTATGAGGGCCGCATCGTCGGCACGTTGGACAGCGCCGATGCGACGGTCGCGCGGCTCGGCCTGCTGATGACCGGGGCGGAGGGCCGTAGCTGA
- a CDS encoding BMP family protein, which yields MENRKNKFQIKREGISRRNVLELGALGLAAAMLPGAAFAKDKKLKVAAIFATPIEEPWDNQIHVALQKAQKELGIEYKWSEKVQTADFSRVMREYAQGGYQLVLGDAFAAERESRRTAKQFPKTAFLFGSGAGPAEPNFGVFDNWIHEPAYLSGMIAGKMSKSGTVGAVAAMGIPEVNRLVNAFFAGAKEVNPNVKKKVAFIGSFFDPPKAKEAAVAQIDAGVDVIYAERFGVIEAAVEKKILAISNMSDQSSLGPDTVITGPVWDMYPTVEQAIKLVKAGVYTAQDYGDFSRMAKGGSYLAPYHKFDKTLPADVKDLVEKKAEILEGNFRVDVDENTPVSD from the coding sequence ATGGAAAACCGGAAAAACAAATTCCAGATAAAACGCGAAGGGATTTCGCGTCGCAATGTGCTGGAGCTGGGCGCGCTTGGCCTGGCTGCCGCGATGCTGCCGGGCGCCGCCTTCGCTAAGGACAAGAAGCTGAAGGTGGCGGCGATCTTTGCCACGCCGATCGAGGAGCCGTGGGACAACCAGATCCATGTCGCCCTGCAGAAGGCACAGAAGGAACTCGGCATCGAATACAAATGGTCCGAGAAGGTGCAGACCGCCGATTTCAGCCGCGTCATGCGCGAATATGCGCAAGGCGGCTACCAGCTGGTGCTGGGCGATGCCTTCGCCGCCGAGCGTGAATCGCGCCGCACGGCCAAGCAGTTCCCGAAGACCGCCTTCCTGTTCGGCTCCGGCGCTGGCCCGGCGGAACCCAATTTCGGCGTCTTCGACAACTGGATCCATGAGCCCGCCTATCTCTCCGGCATGATCGCCGGCAAGATGTCGAAGTCGGGCACGGTCGGTGCGGTCGCGGCGATGGGCATTCCGGAAGTGAACCGGCTGGTCAACGCCTTCTTTGCCGGCGCCAAGGAGGTCAATCCGAACGTCAAGAAGAAGGTCGCCTTTATCGGCTCCTTCTTCGATCCGCCCAAGGCCAAGGAAGCAGCGGTGGCGCAGATCGATGCCGGCGTCGACGTCATCTATGCTGAGCGCTTCGGCGTCATAGAGGCGGCGGTCGAGAAGAAGATCCTCGCCATCTCCAACATGTCCGACCAGTCGAGCCTCGGACCCGATACGGTCATCACCGGCCCGGTCTGGGATATGTATCCGACGGTCGAGCAAGCGATCAAACTGGTCAAGGCCGGCGTCTACACCGCGCAGGACTACGGCGATTTCTCGCGCATGGCCAAGGGCGGCTCGTATCTCGCCCCCTACCACAAGTTCGACAAGACGTTGCCGGCGGATGTCAAGGATCTGGTCGAGAAGAAGGCCGAGATCCTTGAGGGCAATTTCCGCGTTGACGTGGATGAGAACACGCCGGTTTCGGATTAG
- the pcaF gene encoding 3-oxoadipyl-CoA thiolase, with product MAEAYICDYIRTPIGRFGGSLSSVRADDLGAIPLKALVERNVGIDWQAVDDVVYGCANQAGEDNRNVARMALLLAGLPKEIPGSTVNRLCGSGMDALTIAARAIKAGEAELMIAGGVESMSRAPFVLPKADTAFSRNAEIYDTTIGWRFVNPLMKKQYGVDSMPETGENVAEDFAVTRAAQDAFAVRSQDKAVAAQANGRLAKEITAVTIPQRKGDAVVVSKDEHPRAGTTVEALAKLPTPFRQGGTVTAGNASGVNDGAAALIVASEAVVKKYGLTPIARILGGAAAGVAPRIMGIGPAPATQKLCARLGLTPKQFDVIELNEAFASQGIAVLRQLGIAEAAEHVNPNGGAIALGHPLGMSGARISGTAALELRERGGRYALATMCIGVGQGIAIALERA from the coding sequence ATGGCCGAGGCCTATATTTGCGACTATATCCGCACGCCGATCGGCCGCTTTGGCGGCTCGCTGTCCTCGGTGCGCGCAGACGATCTTGGCGCCATCCCGTTGAAGGCGCTGGTCGAGCGCAATGTCGGCATCGACTGGCAGGCGGTGGACGACGTCGTCTATGGCTGCGCCAACCAGGCCGGCGAGGACAACCGCAACGTCGCGCGCATGGCGCTGCTGCTGGCCGGGCTGCCCAAGGAGATTCCGGGCTCGACCGTCAACCGGCTGTGCGGCTCGGGCATGGATGCGCTGACCATCGCCGCGCGCGCCATCAAGGCTGGCGAGGCGGAGTTGATGATTGCTGGCGGTGTGGAATCGATGAGCCGCGCCCCCTTCGTCTTACCCAAGGCCGACACCGCCTTTTCGCGCAATGCCGAAATCTACGACACCACCATTGGCTGGCGCTTCGTCAACCCGCTGATGAAGAAGCAGTATGGCGTCGATTCGATGCCGGAGACCGGCGAGAACGTGGCAGAAGATTTCGCCGTCACCCGCGCGGCCCAGGATGCCTTTGCAGTGCGCAGCCAGGACAAGGCTGTCGCCGCGCAGGCCAATGGCAGGCTGGCCAAGGAGATCACGGCGGTGACCATCCCGCAGCGCAAGGGCGATGCGGTGGTCGTCTCGAAGGACGAGCATCCCCGCGCCGGCACCACCGTCGAGGCGCTGGCGAAATTGCCGACGCCGTTCCGCCAGGGCGGCACGGTGACCGCCGGCAATGCCTCCGGCGTCAATGACGGCGCGGCGGCGCTGATCGTCGCTTCGGAAGCGGTGGTGAAGAAATACGGCCTGACGCCGATCGCCCGCATCCTTGGCGGCGCTGCCGCCGGCGTGGCGCCCCGCATCATGGGCATCGGTCCGGCGCCGGCGACGCAGAAACTGTGCGCGCGGCTTGGCCTGACGCCGAAGCAGTTCGATGTCATCGAGCTCAACGAAGCCTTTGCCTCGCAAGGCATCGCCGTGCTGCGCCAGCTGGGCATCGCCGAGGCCGCCGAGCACGTCAACCCGAATGGCGGCGCCATCGCGCTCGGCCATCCCTTGGGCATGTCGGGCGCCCGCATCTCCGGCACGGCGGCGCTGGAGCTTCGCGAACGCGGCGGCCGCTATGCACTGGCCACCATGTGCATCGGTGTCGGCCAGGGTATCGCCATCGCGCTCGAACGGGCCTGA